A single region of the Sulfurospirillum arsenophilum NBRC 109478 genome encodes:
- a CDS encoding type Z 30S ribosomal protein S14, with amino-acid sequence MAKKSMIAKAARKPKFQVRAYTRCQICGRPHSVYRDFGICRICLRKMANEGLIPGLKKASW; translated from the coding sequence ATGGCTAAAAAATCGATGATTGCAAAGGCTGCTAGAAAGCCTAAGTTTCAAGTAAGAGCATACACAAGATGTCAAATTTGTGGACGTCCACACTCTGTTTACAGAGATTTTGGTATCTGCAGAATTTGTCTTCGTAAAATGGCAAATGAGGGTCTTATTCCAGGCCTCAAAAAAGCAAGCTGGTAA
- the rpsH gene encoding 30S ribosomal protein S8: MINDLVADSLTRIRNASMRKLDVTKLMHSKLVEAILVIFQNKGYIESFNVVEEGPKKFINVVLKYDARGSQVINEVKKISKPGRRVYKGRDEIKRFKNGYGTIVVSTSKGVLSNDDAHKAGLGGEVICSIW, translated from the coding sequence ATGATTAATGATCTAGTAGCAGATTCTTTAACAAGAATCAGAAATGCATCAATGAGAAAACTTGATGTCACAAAGTTAATGCATTCAAAACTGGTTGAAGCGATTTTAGTTATTTTCCAAAACAAAGGTTATATCGAAAGTTTTAACGTTGTTGAAGAAGGTCCTAAGAAATTTATCAATGTTGTTTTGAAGTATGATGCAAGAGGCAGCCAAGTTATTAATGAAGTGAAAAAAATCTCAAAACCTGGACGTAGAGTCTATAAAGGTCGCGATGAAATTAAACGCTTCAAAAATGGTTATGGTACTATCGTTGTTAGTACATCAAAAGGTGTTCTCAGTAATGATGACGCTCACAAAGCAGGTCTTGGTGGCGAAGTTATCTGTAGTATTTGGTAA